The stretch of DNA ATGTTTATATTACCATGTCATCATGAATGTATCTGTCAATGTACAAACTACATATTAACTCCAACAAATGattaaacaatatatacaaTTGTGGCAACATAATTGACTTTGTCTACCTCAATCTAACTATCCTTATGTAAAATTGTCTCAAAAATCTTGTGATGGAATTATAATTTCTACATTCACAGTAGCTATTTCTTCAACAACAGATCGTAGTGCTGAATAACTTCATCGCGAAGGACATTATCTTCATTTAAAACCCAATCACAAATGAATTTCTGCCTAATTAATTGCAGCTCCTCCTAAAAACATCAACACAATGTTACCAACTGTAAtcttcaaagaaaaacaataaataataaaacatattataacGGTCAACTTACAGTAGTGTAGTCAGGCAGGGCTTTGCCATTAAATTGACTAACACCATCCCACATCTCTATGAATTTCAATACTAGGACCCCACAGTCATGACTGCGAAATTAAATACAACACAATATTCAGACATCATTAAGCAGTGCTAAATTACACTCATTGAACACACAAAATGTTAGAAGTTACCCATTAGGTTGAATTGGAGTGTCCACACACTACACTTCAAAAGATGGCTTCTTGTCCGATTCACAATTTAATAACATACCCAAAACACTTACTCGTTCCTGTTCTAAAACTTTATCTTTCCTACTCTTTCCAGCCATGATTCATCAACAacctataaaaatttaataataatacaataaggaatcacaacaaaacaaattcaacaaaaaatacaCTTCACAAATCAAGGAATCATAAATTACTTCACAAATACAACAACCTGTTATGacgggaatcaaaaataaactTCACATGTCCAATTGGAGAAATTACTTCATATGGCTAATTACTTCATATGACGGGAATCAACAATCCAACAAAGGCATCATCAACAAATTGTCATATTACAAAAGAATATAACACCAAatcaactaatttaaattttgaacttcGGAACAAATACTTGGACAACCTCACAGACGAAATGAACAGAGTGCATTATAGGGTATTTCCACTTCAGAACACCTTATGTGTGCGAGGGACATATGGATCATCCCAACCCTGACAAAACCATCAATATTAACAATGGACGAGTAGATAAACCAAAAGAACCCTATACGCACATTTTGGGGTTTCACTGTAGTTATCAATTCTAATGGCAAAATGGCACAACAtgctaagtaaaaaaaaaaccacattaAATCTTCGAAAAGGGGTTTTCCATGATAACCTACCGGAGAAATCTTCGTTCCGTCAATGACCTTAATCAACCAACAAATACGCCAACAAGAGAGCGCCCAACCAATGAATCGAACGGTACCCACCACTTTTCGCGGAAGCCGCCGCCTCCAACAACCCAAACCACTCTCCACACCTCCGCTATCCGCTTCCACTGTGACCCACAACACCAATCTTTATGGAACGATAGCTTTTTTGGGAAGACAAAGCCTTGCGATTGAAATGCCTTTCTGCGTCTCTGCTCGAAGAAGAAAgttgaggagaagaagaaagttgACGGGAAGAAGAAAGTTGAGGGGAAGAAACGAGGGAAAATAGAATGCCcaatgtgtttttttaaaaagtttgtcCAATCAAAGCGCGTGCACTTCACGCTAACTTTCCCAAACCGCTGCCTCCATTTCCCGTCtgctttaaaaatattaaaatattaactgcCACGTAGGTGGATAACTTTGGGGATCAAAAAAACGGGGCATTGTATCATTATCCGTATTTTAAATGGTAAGAACTCACGAAATACTATTGTGTTATAAAGTTGTGCTATTATTTCTTAATAATCAAATATGTGTGATAAAAATCATAttagaaattttttatcaaGTCTATTACGAATAGGTACATAAATAAATACCCTGTAGAAgagaaaaactgaaaaataaataactgtTATAACCAAAGTCAGTTCCAAAGAAAATCTAGtatgttaataatatattaatatttttttattttttttattgactttCAACTAATACGGTTTGACTATGAGGgaagagtatatatatatagggatgtcaacgggacgggtagggtacgagtagTACCCTActcgctggataaatatttgtctcgtaCCTGTACTTATATCCGTCAGGTATCCGTTAtacgggtacccgtctatttttttatatccgcgggtatccatgggtatccgcgagtatttacaaaattatttctaaaataaatgtttaatcataaattcaaataaaataaaataaaatacaccactgttataaattttaaataaagttcaaacaaactcaagtccatacaagtccaaataattataaaaataaatataaaatgacattgaacaaatgaaaattctttaattagtgttttgatcaacgaGCCCATCTTCTCCGATTGATTTctgaaaattaatcaaataataaacctcaactgacacgtgccaaatattcttattttgattccatcatttgacaacaggCATACTATAAACGTTACtgtctatatagggtttgatgtatatgtcaaatttcaaagaagggaaagagaagaatgtcaagaaGTGCACTCGaaagaagacaacgtaccaatacttaAAGCTGGAAGAATGAAAATAGAAGataagacaagatgtgcaacttagaaaagATTATGTCAGAATGTTgtttactaattaatatatatatatatatatatatatatatatatatatataagggtatttttgtgaattaaagtttagcgggtacgggtatccacgggtacggatactatgatacccatacccgtcccgttaacatgcgggtataaaaaatactcgtacccgcagatagcgggtatccatttttaatatccgtttcctACCCATTACGAATTTTATTTGCAGATACCCGTGagtacggatatttttgacatctctatatatacatatacttaGTACACTTCAGCCTTCGGGAAGGCCGAGGATATTTCAACATGCACCAAGAAGCTATAAGGACATATATATTACTCTTGTGATATGAATCCACGTATACATAAAGGACGAATCACATAAGGATTAAGGATCAGTAAACACATTGAAAAATCCTAAAATAAGATAATTCTGTAAAGCCTAAACCCAACAAGCAGAACCATCCAAAGAACCATCCAAATATGATAAATAGTCATTATTCATGGAGTAGGTTAATGGTACCATTTATTGCAATTTCATTATCTTGTTGTCAGTAACTAATTTGAACATTCAAGTGTCTTTGTAGACTCCCTGGCAGAAGTCATACTATCCACACCAGAAGAGAACTCTTTAGCACCTGTACTTGAAGAGAACTTATTTACCGAAGAAGTGAAAAGTGGACACTAAAATTACCTAATACATTAGCTTAGACAGAAAATTAGTGTAATATGAATATATCTCGGTCGACAAGAACTacgaaaataaagaaaataaaacacagtttttttattaattctttcactatatttaaaatatttaaaatgacattCTTGTATAATCAACAACATATATaactactaaaataaataaaaccattgGCTACTTAATCATTGTTCTACATATACATGTGATCACAAGCATGTTATGTCACGAAAGTGCTGCATGTTGGTTTTCTTCCTCTTATTGGTTACGTACCTACAAGCAATATAAGACGAGTGACTCTTGCACTTGATGGCAAACATGAATGATGATTTGGCCAGAAATGAACACaaacatgaaaaattatttgagCAACAATCAATACACTAATAAGTATGTgtgtggaaaaaaaaaattatattatgtcCATATAATTTTGATCCAGTATCATCTGTTGTAAAGTAATATTAGGAATTAAAAACGATGTACttctttcatatatttattcagataaaagataaaagaacgTAATACGTGTGTAGGAGaaagataaagtaaaatatCACAAGCTTATTACATGAagattaaagattaaaattatacttactttaaatatattttgaaaattattgaGATCggctatttatttaattattgtttactTACATGATTAAATGTAATAAACTCAATACTATtagatatataataactaattttctaATATTACTGAGTTAGTTAATTTAGTCTGGTAAAGGacactaataaatattttaaaaaccaagtgaaatagaatataaaaataatttgatatattttaaaaaatattacttctgAAAAAATACTGTAAACTATTCaaacatgaaatatattttactaattcATGGCAATCAAATCACATTATGTAACTAATCATGTTGCTCACTGTGTGATGGAAAATGACAACCATAAAATGGGGCACATTTGTTAACCAGGAACTGGTGTTGTTTGCATCAAAGATCAACATTGCATACGAAAAAGAAGAGTCACGCATacgtttaattttaaaatcaatatctTATATTGAGCCAAAAAAAAAGTTCAGTAACAAAATGAgtagaaatactaaaactaagctgaaaaaatgtaattaaaccaaaaactAATTATGATGAGATACGAAACATAAACATGATATAAGATAATTTCATcgttaaaaatgaaaaaagaaaaaagaaaaaaaaaacataatggAAGATAAAGTAGAAAACCACACACTCGAGTTAAgctaattatgtttttagaagtcaatattaattattataggtCTGgagtaaaattaacatttttaaatactttttcatACACTCTAGATCTCCCTATAAActataacatttaatatttcatataattattagtCAAAACTAATAACGCAATCTAAATCACCcaataattctttaaaaaataaggtaTAAACCTAATGCATTTAATACTTATTCTTTACAAAGAAAGATAACTTAGAATCACGTAGTAATTCTTCGTATTATATAGTATTATATAGAACTATATTAGATTATCAGGATGAATAAGTGTAAACTGAAAAAGTTTAACAGTTGTAAACAATAAAGAACTCATAGGTCACTTTTACACAGGAAAGCTTATAGCCATTGTTGATTACTCCTGTGCAACGATTTTGAAAGCCACAGGCAAAGTTCACTATCCTCCACCATAAATAATCTTCGCTCGAACCGCCATGAACACATTCATCAACTCCTGAAACAATTTTAAGCTTCTCATCTTGATCTTCTGTGTGAACATGATTTCTTTAAGGCTTAGCCTTCTTTTAACACTCATCTTCAGTCTGATAATTAATCAGACATATTCCGAGAAAGATAGAAAGGCAAATACATATAAGCATTCTTTCGTTATATACTTTTTCCTattattttttagctttgcATTTTTCACTTTGGTGTTCAAAAGTTCATctctttaatttcatattttcattttctgaaTCCAGACTTACATTGTCTACATGGGTGACCACCCTAAGGGCATGGACTCCACATCCTTACCTTCTCTTCATATGACCATGGCACAAAAAGTTCTTGGCAGGTTGAATGCTATAATTTATGTTCATAGTTTAATCATGGTTGTATGATAAACGcgttcaaaacaaaaagaaaataataactcTCTTAAGGTACATTTTTCCAGCGACTTTGAACCAAAAGCTATACTTCATAGTTACAAGAAAAGCTTTAATGGATTTGTTATCAAGTTAACGCAAGAGGAAGCGGGAAGAATGGCAGGTACTATAATATCCCTTTTAATCTCAAATATATTACTTACGTTTTAGGAAGAAAAAACAAGGCGTTAATACTACCGTATTGTGACAGAAATGGACAGTGTTGTCTCTGTTTTCCCAAACAAGAAGAGTCATCCGCACACAACTAGATCATGGGACTTCATAGGCCTTTCACAGAAAATCCTAAGAACAAGTTTTGAGAGTGACATAATTGTTGGAGTAATAGACACAGGAGTTTGGCCAGAGTCGAAGAGCTTCAGTGACGAAGGATTTGGTCCTCCACCAACCAAATGGAAGGGATCATGCCACAACTTTACTTGCAACAAGTAAGTCCTGCTAATGATTTCAGTAGTCCTTATaaataaatgcattttttaCTAAAGCTTGTTGGCACTTGTATATGCAGCAAAATAATTGGAGCAAAGTATATCAACATTGAAGGTGACTATGGAAAAGACGATATCATATCTCCGAGAGATGCACAAGGCCACGGGTCACACACTGCATCAACAATTGCTGGAAATTTGGTTAAGTCTGCGAGTCTACTAGGCTTTGCCTCAGGAACAGCACGTGGAGGAGTTCCATCAGCACGCATTGCAATATACAAAACATGTTGGCTCAAAATAGGTTGTCCCGCAGCTGAAACCCTAGCAGCATTTGATGAAGCAATTGCTGATGGAGTTGATATAATCTCCATTTCAACCGGCTACAACAACATAGAGATACATCCCTATTTCCAAAGTGCGTATGATATAGGAAGTTTCCATGCAATGAAGAGAGGCATATTAACGTCAAATTCAGCCAATAATTTGGGTCCTCGATTTTCCTCTATGACCACTTACCCACCTTGGATACTCTCTGTAGCTGCTAGCACCATTGACAGAAAGTTCCTCACCAAAGTGCAATTGGGCAATGGCATAGTTCTTGAGGTaccttattttaataatactCCAACCTGCTTGAAACTGTTTTTTCTTATGAATGGCTCTGCTTTGTGTGCAGGGGGTTACAATTAACACTTTTGatctaaaaaacaaaatgtttccACTGATATACGCCGGAGATGTACCAAATACTGCGGACGGATACAATAGTTCCGAATCCAGGTATCAGAATATTGATCCATacgtgattttttatttttccttgtctatttagaaaaaaaatgtggatttaaatttagaattttactGGTCAGGTTTTGCTCCGACGGCACTGTGGATAAACATTTAGTAAAAGGAAAGATCGTTCTGTGTGACAGAATTACGTCTCCTAGCGATGTGGGGGTTTTGTCTGGGGCTGCTGGGATTCTTGTTGGAGCCACTGATCCAAAAGATGGGCCAACAACATATGCACTACCCGCAGCTTTCATTAGTCTAAGGAACTTTAACCTCGTACATTCTTACATGATTTCATCGAGGTATAGCTTCATGTGttgttatttgtaattttttttttcttcttctgagATCACTGGCTTATTCGGTATATGCTTCCCAATTCGCAGAAATTCAACTGCTACAATATTCAGGAGTGACGAAGACAATGACTCACAAACCCCTTTCGTAGTTTCGTTTTCATCAAGAGGTCCAAATCCAATTACGCCAAACACTCTCAAGGTAAATCTAAAATCTACGTGAAATCGTCATCTTCAACCTGAAAATGCTGATACGTATTATTTCATGATATTGTAGCCTGATCTTGCTGCTCCGGGCGTTAACATTCTAGCTGCATGGTCTCCACTGTATCCAATTTCAACATTTAAAGGTGACAAAAGAGCAGTGCAATACAACATAGAGTCTGGCACTTCAATGGCTTGCCCTCATGCAGCTGCATCTGCTGCATATGTCAAATCTTTTCACCCCAATTGGTCCCCTGCTATGATCAAGTCTGCATTAATGACCACAGGTAAAGTTTGTTCTGCatcttcaagatatttttcaatataattgtttCAGAAAACGTATACATATTTGAAAAAAGGAGTATTTCTTCACCACTTTTTCTTGTTATGCTTCGAATTAATCGACCAAGTGTGACTTTCTCTGTTACAACCCCAATTAACAGCTACACCAATGAGTCCTACTCTTAATCCTGAAGCTGAATTTGCATATGGTGCGGGACAAGTTAATCCTATTAAAGCAGTAAATCCTGGTTTAGTGTACGATATTGGTGAAGCAGATTATGTGAAGTTCTTGTGTGGAGAGGGTTATACAGATAAAATGCTTCGAATACTCACTACAGATCATAGCAGATGTAGTAAACATGCCAAGAAAGAAGCTGTGTATGACCTCAATCTCCCATCATTTGCTCTGTACGTAAATGTCTCATCTTTCAGTCGTGTTTATCATAGAACGGTTACAAATGTGGGATCAGAAAGGTCTCGTTACAGAGCCAAAGTGGTATCACCATCTTTGCTGGATATTCAGGTGAAACCAAATGTTCTATCCTTCACATCAATTGGACAGAAGAAGTCATTCTCAGTGATAATTGAAGGGAGTGTTAATGCAGATATACTCTCTGCCTCTCTGGTTTGGGATGATGGCACTTTTCAAGTTAGAACACCAATTGTAGTATATACTGATCGAAAAGTTATTTCATTGTCTGCATAATATGTTTACCAAGGATCTCTGAAAAACTTTTAGATAAACCTTCAATTGTGTCCCTGAATACTTTGCGTTAGAGTTTCCGATCCATTGTAACAAATTCCAATTCAAAAGCTTCAaataacacaagaaaaaaaatatattggttgCTTCAAATGAATCCAGATTTATCACAGAAAATGTCCATCTACacatattttggaaaaataaaaactcatagTAGTCTCTAAAGGCATAAAAGTAGCGACATTTAAAAGTTTATGAGATCCTTTTATCATTAAAGTGCATTTAAGGTGTATATGAATATAGTTATTtcactataattaaataaaggatACATTTAGGCTTACAGGTTCTTCTGGAGGATCAAGGGAAAGCATATTGAAGGGAAacgagaaaaaaatttataattattaaataatgcgattagtttaataaattaaaaaaatattttaattgagaaaattAGATCATTATTTCTtgtggttaaaattaatttaaagtttaaaattcttctgttttcaaagaaaaattttgTTCATCATCAGAATGAATTTGTTTTCTCCATTTCGACATATATTTATAAGATGAGTATATACAGAAAAAACAGAAACAGCAAGAGGTAAAAATGACGATGTAGTGcgtcaaaaaaaatttatatagcATCTATAAATTACGTCCGTCTTCTAATATTCAAATTATAGAATACCTTCGAAAAATCAGTATAAAAGACAATAATGTGCTTGAAAGAAAACTGCTAATTTTCTAAAGTGAAGATTTTACGAAATATTGAAcaccaaattaataaaaattgaactgataaaaaaaaattgggatgaAAAATTCAGGCATGATATGATGGAAGAAAAACCAAGAGACATGGCCTCTAAACACTGAAAACCATTTTGAAGGAACACTGAAAACCATGTCCTCTAAATACATTAGATAAATGATCTACACTAAATACAATCTCCTAATCGATACAATTGGTCCTGAACTTACCCTTGTCGGATTTCAGCTGAAGACTGCAAATAATAATCCCAACAACTTCACACTTCTATTCTCAACTAACAACAGAACATCTTTAGGACTCAACAAACAACATATGCTACCAATAAATGATATAAGGATATGGTTGTTTTACGGTAAAAAGCCCCACCAGTCATTTTGTCTTGCCATTTATGGCATGTGGCTTCTTATGATGTTCTACCTGTTCTGTTTTATTGCTGCTTGGGTATGGGTTAGAACCATTCACCACCACAGTTGAACTGCTAAAattctttgtttcttttgatTCTGCACCAAGATAATTCGATAGTACTCTTCTCACCCCAAAGCCACGACGTTGAGGTTTcatgatgttgttgttgttgttgttgttgttaatgttgttgTTGAGGAAAGGAGATCTCTCTCCCCTTGCAGAACTAATGAGTGGTGGAGCAGGAGAAAAGCTTGGTGTGCCAACTGCTTTGTGAGGAGTGCCTGAGACAGACACTTTCATTGGAACCAATGGAAACCTATCTGAATGTTTGGTCAAGTCATCCACATATAGCAAATCGTCTATGCGAGCTACAATGTTGAACGCCATGCTCTCCAAAACTCTTGAATAGCTCTCTAGTATGGATTTTCCAACATCCTGAATGTTTCAAATGAAATAAGATGTGTTAATGTGAAAGGCTTTGAGAGAAAAGAGTGCAAAAGCTTGATGAAAATAAGGAAATAGAAGCATGGAACAACCTTGTTGCACTGGATCTTGCTGGTATCCAAGGTGGTTTGAGTTAGACCAGGATACTTTTGCTTCAATGAAATTAGAACATTTTCAGCTCTTTCTGCTAGTAGTTCTCTCTTGTCTCCATCAGCCATGAAGTCCTTCACAATTTCCCACGATGACTTTGTAGTTGAACGGTTAGGATTAGGTGGGGGTTTAGAGTGAGCTCTTCTACGCCACACATATATTGAGGCTTCAACACGGTTTGCAATCTCTAGTGCCACATGCTCCGAGGAGAGGTCTAGACAATCAAGGAGACACTCTGGAGAGAATTTCTCTGATGTAATGTAATGGTAAACAAAATCCCCCAAACAAGTTCTTCCATTCTGAAAGTTTAACAATGTTGGAAAATCCCTTTGTGAAAACCAGTTTAAATTTCACCACAATGTTATATAAGTCAGCAGAGAACTTTCAACTAGATTTTAGCAATGCATACAGTATATAGTATACTATATTTTAGATGATCAAAAAAAGCTGATTACACGTTCTATGAACGTTTACTTGCAGTGGAATTTCAATTAGAATATCGTGACAGAGTGATTGTCTAAAAGTTCTTTAGGTTCCCATCTAATCATAGAGGTGTGATAACAACTATTTGGTTGACACTAAAtaaatttacctttttttttatcatttgtatTAATCATATACTAACATCAACTTCTATTTATGTGGAAAATAATCATACCTTGGGAAGAGTTTCCAAGTATGACTCAGGAACTTCCATTTCAGCTAAAGCACCATTGTTGATAGCCATGGCAGCTTTTAGAATTTGGCTTGCACattctcttgtgtgattcaactGCTTTCTCGAGTTCTCACTGAGGCCAGCAGGGGGCACACGAGGTACAGGGAGCCACCACTTATCCTCTTGTCGCTGAATTCTTTTGCAAAACGAAGCTGAACCCTCTGCATCTTGGGCTACAATTCCTTGATCAACATACCAAAACTCCATATCTTTGCAACTATCTAAAATTTCCTGTAATGAAGATAAGTTTACATGAGAATGTCAGAGCAGTTCCTCCACTAGCACACCACGAAAGAATAAGATTCAACACTCACAAGAAGCATGTTGTCGAGTTTGCGTAGAGCTGGAAGATTCATAAAAAGATCTGACCTTGGTCTGCAAGTCATTACCTGCAGaatgcacaatatataaacatcaaaattgaaaaacttgttttagttttagttaCTTACAAAGTAGAGAGCTctttattcaaaagaaaattgaatttgtATATGAGAATTCAATCTAATTATACCTCTAGCTTACTTCCATCTGGAAATGTCTGCCAAGAA from Vigna unguiculata cultivar IT97K-499-35 chromosome 8, ASM411807v1, whole genome shotgun sequence encodes:
- the LOC114194088 gene encoding cucumisin-like, which codes for MISLRLSLLLTLIFSLIINQTYSEKDRKTYIVYMGDHPKGMDSTSLPSLHMTMAQKVLGSDFEPKAILHSYKKSFNGFVIKLTQEEAGRMAEMDSVVSVFPNKKSHPHTTRSWDFIGLSQKILRTSFESDIIVGVIDTGVWPESKSFSDEGFGPPPTKWKGSCHNFTCNNKIIGAKYINIEGDYGKDDIISPRDAQGHGSHTASTIAGNLVKSASLLGFASGTARGGVPSARIAIYKTCWLKIGCPAAETLAAFDEAIADGVDIISISTGYNNIEIHPYFQSAYDIGSFHAMKRGILTSNSANNLGPRFSSMTTYPPWILSVAASTIDRKFLTKVQLGNGIVLEGVTINTFDLKNKMFPLIYAGDVPNTADGYNSSESRFCSDGTVDKHLVKGKIVLCDRITSPSDVGVLSGAAGILVGATDPKDGPTTYALPAAFISLRNFNLVHSYMISSRNSTATIFRSDEDNDSQTPFVVSFSSRGPNPITPNTLKPDLAAPGVNILAAWSPLYPISTFKGDKRAVQYNIESGTSMACPHAAASAAYVKSFHPNWSPAMIKSALMTTATPMSPTLNPEAEFAYGAGQVNPIKAVNPGLVYDIGEADYVKFLCGEGYTDKMLRILTTDHSRCSKHAKKEAVYDLNLPSFALYVNVSSFSRVYHRTVTNVGSERSRYRAKVVSPSLLDIQVKPNVLSFTSIGQKKSFSVIIEGSVNADILSASLVWDDGTFQVRTPIVVYTDRKVISLSA
- the LOC114193182 gene encoding rop guanine nucleotide exchange factor 5-like; the protein is MEALCNRDENFQKKKEGLPSSASDSAQELKGCASPPLGWPIRKATLSKCRKSDEKENEPVSHLEDTKFTSISSKMAGIDAMKERFAKLLLGEDMSGSGKGVCSALAISNAITNLCATVFGQLWRLEPVPCEKKEMWRREMEWLVSVSDHIVELIPSWQTFPDGSKLEVMTCRPRSDLFMNLPALRKLDNMLLEILDSCKDMEFWYVDQGIVAQDAEGSASFCKRIQRQEDKWWLPVPRVPPAGLSENSRKQLNHTRECASQILKAAMAINNGALAEMEVPESYLETLPKNGRTCLGDFVYHYITSEKFSPECLLDCLDLSSEHVALEIANRVEASIYVWRRRAHSKPPPNPNRSTTKSSWEIVKDFMADGDKRELLAERAENVLISLKQKYPGLTQTTLDTSKIQCNKDVGKSILESYSRVLESMAFNIVARIDDLLYVDDLTKHSDRFPLVPMKVSVSGTPHKAVGTPSFSPAPPLISSARGERSPFLNNNINNNNNNNNIMKPQRRGFGVRRVLSNYLGAESKETKNFSSSTVVVNGSNPYPSSNKTEQVEHHKKPHAINGKTK